The Flavobacterium johnsoniae UW101 genomic interval TGTTAATGTTTGAGCCGAATGATAGATTAATCGGAATAATCTACTCTTCAAACAAGTTCATTTATTAATATATTTTGAGTTAAGTTAAGTTTAAGTTTGGTTGTCAGAATAGCCCATATTCTTTATTGATTATGGGCTATTTTTTAAATCAGTCTGTGCTTAATTTCCAAGAAAAATAAATCAAAAGCCTATAGACTAACAAACATATACAATGAAAAAAATGAAATTTATTATCACAACTTGTTTATGTTTCTCTTTATCTGTTTTTTCACAAACAAACCCAAAAAAGCAGGTACAGAAATTTACAACAGCCAACAAAAAAATAACTGTTTATACTACTGCAGCAGATACGAATCTTAAACTAACTGCTACAGACAACTTAAGTTTTACAGCGTCGAAACAACCTGTTGAAACCGAAATATCAGTTTTTGTAGAACCTTCAAAAAAGTTTCAAACCTTTATGGGGATTGGAGGTGCTGTAACAGATGCCAGTGCTGAGATCTTTGCTAAATTATCAAAAGAAAAACAAACCGAATTTTTAAATGCTTATTACGATGCTCAAAAAGGAATTGGGTATTCATTGCTAAGAACAACGATTCAAAGCTCTGATTTTAGCAGTGGAAGCTATTCTTACATCGAAGAAGGAGATAAAGATTTAAAAACGTTTTCAATTGATCATGATAGAAAATACAGAATCCCATTAATTAAAGATGTTATAAAAACTGCAGGAGGAAAGCTACTGACTTACGCTACGCCCTGGTCACCAAATGCATTCATGAAAAGTAATAAAAGCGTACTTAAGGGCGGAAAATTACTTCCGGAATATTTCCAGCCATGGGCAAATTTTTACGCAAAATTTATAAAAGCATATAATAAAGAAGGTATTCCAATCTGGGGGACATCGGTGCAAAATGAACCAATGGCAACACAGACTTGGGAATCTTGTTTATATACTGCAGAAGAAGAAAGAGATTATATAAAAAACTACTTAGGGCCAACACTTAAAAAAGAAGGACTTGGAGATGTAAAAATTATTGCATGGGATCATAACAGAGATTTAATGGTACAGAGAGCCAATGTTATTTTCTCAGATCCGGAAGCTTCAAAATATGTATGGGGATTAGGTTTTCATTGGTATGAAACCTGGACAGGTGCACAGCCAATGTTTGAAAACGTTGCCAGAGTGCACGAAGCTTATCCTGATAAAAAACTAATGTTTACCGAAGGATGTGTCGAAAGATTTGATGCGGCAAAATACCAATTTTGGCCAAATGCAGAACGATACGGAACTTCTATGATAAACGATTTTAATAACGGAACTGTTGCATGGACTGACTGGAATATCCTTTTAGATCAATTTGGCGGGCCAAATCACGTTGGTAATTTCTGTTTTGCTCCAATTCATGCTGATACTGTTACAGGAGAATTAATTTACACACCATCTTATTATTACATTGGACATTTTTCAAAATTCATTCGCCCAAATGCAGTTCGTGTAAGTTCTTCAGTAAGCAGAAGCTATTTATTGAGCACGTCATTTTTAAATACCGATGGCAAAATGGCAACTATTGTTATGAATCATACCGATAATGAAATTACATACAATTTTATTATTGCTGAGGAAAAAGCAATTGTAAAAATTCCTGCTCATGCAATCCAGACACTAGTATATTAATTTATCATAAAACAGTTTTTCTATTCATAAAAACATGATATCAACAAAAAGTATAGTACTGACATCGATACTAATTTTACAGCTGAGTTGTTCTCCGTCAAAACATGCTGATTCTTCTAAGATTGATTTATCTGTTTCAGGTAAAAAGTTAGATGTGTATA includes:
- a CDS encoding glycoside hydrolase family 30 protein, whose protein sequence is MKKMKFIITTCLCFSLSVFSQTNPKKQVQKFTTANKKITVYTTAADTNLKLTATDNLSFTASKQPVETEISVFVEPSKKFQTFMGIGGAVTDASAEIFAKLSKEKQTEFLNAYYDAQKGIGYSLLRTTIQSSDFSSGSYSYIEEGDKDLKTFSIDHDRKYRIPLIKDVIKTAGGKLLTYATPWSPNAFMKSNKSVLKGGKLLPEYFQPWANFYAKFIKAYNKEGIPIWGTSVQNEPMATQTWESCLYTAEEERDYIKNYLGPTLKKEGLGDVKIIAWDHNRDLMVQRANVIFSDPEASKYVWGLGFHWYETWTGAQPMFENVARVHEAYPDKKLMFTEGCVERFDAAKYQFWPNAERYGTSMINDFNNGTVAWTDWNILLDQFGGPNHVGNFCFAPIHADTVTGELIYTPSYYYIGHFSKFIRPNAVRVSSSVSRSYLLSTSFLNTDGKMATIVMNHTDNEITYNFIIAEEKAIVKIPAHAIQTLVY